A window of Pirellulaceae bacterium contains these coding sequences:
- a CDS encoding cofactor-independent phosphoglycerate mutase, which yields MKYAIIIPDGCADEPQDSLNGRTPLEAANIPAMDQIATSGMVGRANHVPAHLPAGSAVANMTLLGYDPEQYFTGRAPLEAAAQGIELGPQDWAVRCNLVTVLEQTMRDFTADHISTEEATQLLAAIQAELSSDRWQFVPGVSYRNLLLYRGDNSPPPFSMETRCTPPHDLTDKSVTDDFPRGPGSDFLTDCMTRSMQLFEDHPVNRSRTAAGRLPATNIWLWGLGKTPALPTFQECFGVKGKMITAVDLLRGIAALIGWPRIEVEGATGYTDTDYAAKGQAAIQALNETDLICVHVEATDEASHEGDVDAKITSLEAIDQQIVAPLHEALQAQGDYRILITPDHPTPIRTKTHSHGFVPFAMTGQGITRDNHRTYDEPTAGASEHSYEEGFRLMPTFIGE from the coding sequence ATGAAATACGCAATAATCATCCCGGATGGATGTGCTGACGAGCCGCAAGATTCTCTGAACGGCCGAACACCGTTAGAGGCTGCGAATATCCCAGCCATGGATCAGATTGCCACCTCAGGCATGGTAGGACGCGCCAACCACGTTCCCGCCCACTTACCAGCCGGCTCTGCCGTGGCCAACATGACCTTGTTGGGCTACGATCCCGAGCAATATTTCACCGGCAGAGCTCCGCTCGAAGCCGCCGCCCAAGGCATCGAACTGGGCCCCCAAGATTGGGCAGTTCGCTGCAATCTGGTCACCGTTCTCGAACAAACCATGCGCGACTTCACGGCCGATCACATTAGCACTGAAGAAGCCACTCAATTACTTGCGGCGATCCAAGCTGAGTTATCTTCAGATCGATGGCAGTTTGTGCCGGGTGTCAGCTATCGCAACCTGCTACTCTATCGGGGCGATAACTCGCCGCCCCCCTTTTCGATGGAAACTCGTTGCACTCCCCCTCACGATCTTACGGACAAATCGGTAACCGATGATTTCCCGCGCGGACCAGGCAGTGACTTTCTCACCGACTGCATGACCCGAAGCATGCAGTTGTTCGAAGACCATCCCGTCAATCGCTCGCGCACTGCAGCCGGCAGATTGCCCGCCACCAACATCTGGCTGTGGGGATTGGGCAAGACCCCGGCACTGCCAACTTTTCAGGAATGTTTTGGCGTCAAAGGCAAAATGATTACGGCCGTCGACCTGTTGCGTGGCATCGCGGCGTTGATTGGTTGGCCACGCATCGAAGTGGAGGGTGCCACCGGCTACACGGATACTGATTACGCAGCGAAGGGGCAGGCGGCGATCCAGGCCTTGAACGAAACCGACTTGATCTGCGTACACGTCGAAGCGACCGATGAAGCGTCGCACGAAGGCGACGTGGATGCCAAAATCACCTCCTTAGAAGCGATCGACCAACAGATCGTCGCTCCTTTGCACGAGGCGCTGCAAGCTCAGGGAGATTACCGCATCCTGATCACTCCCGACCACCCCACGCCCATCCGAACCAAAACCCATAGCCACGGTTTCGTCCCCTTCGCCATGACAGGGCAGGGGATCACCCGCGACAATCACCGAACATACGACGAACCGACTGCGGGCGCAAGCGAACACAGTTATGAAGAGGGATTTCGCTTAATGCCCACCTTCATCGGCGAATGA
- a CDS encoding aspartate kinase: MPLIVQKFGGTSVADCEKILAAARKAIRAQQEGNQVVMVVSAMGKNTDMLVDLAGQITERPPAREMDMLLSTGEQVSVALMAMAIDSLGFRAVSLTGAQIGIRTDSTHTKARILSISTDRLQRHLDAGSIVIAAGFQGIDEEFNITTLGRGGSDTTAVALAAVLQADACEIHTDVDGVYTTDPRIMPEARRVSRVSYDEMLELASLGAGVMHSRSIEFAKKFSVPIHVRSSFSDIPGTMIVSDPERPDKAVSGAALTRDEARITASGVPDIPGTSFEIFSRIAEKNVSVDMIVQNIGDGGQADISFTVPRNELAVTLDAVQDAQQELGSFEVTHDDQVAKVSVVGQGMATQSGIADQMFGALSAAKINIQMITTSEIKISALVEREQALAALRVVHNAFELDQEPTQIPELVADLKTGGDAVDIVRQLQDMERLRIDRIELDGSQGRVTIHGVPNAPGVAERVFQEIAAAGIFVDMIVQSYPIGGEANLSFTVPKAAVIDSQTVAENLTDAFPSLRITSSPDVAKLSVSGIGLRSHTGVAIRMFRALSDAKINVEMINTSEVRVNVVVDGADGETARDALLQVFDDVM, translated from the coding sequence ATGCCATTAATCGTGCAGAAGTTTGGCGGAACAAGTGTTGCCGACTGCGAAAAAATACTCGCCGCCGCCAGAAAAGCTATTCGTGCTCAGCAAGAAGGCAATCAAGTCGTGATGGTTGTCAGTGCCATGGGCAAAAACACGGATATGCTGGTTGACCTTGCCGGCCAGATCACCGAACGTCCACCGGCGCGAGAAATGGACATGTTACTCTCCACCGGCGAACAGGTCAGCGTCGCGTTAATGGCGATGGCGATCGACTCGCTTGGTTTTCGTGCAGTCAGTTTGACGGGAGCTCAAATCGGGATTCGCACCGACAGCACGCACACGAAAGCGCGTATTCTATCGATCTCGACTGACCGGCTTCAGCGTCACTTGGATGCAGGAAGCATCGTCATCGCAGCGGGCTTCCAAGGCATCGACGAGGAATTCAATATTACAACGCTCGGCCGAGGCGGGAGCGACACAACGGCTGTCGCGCTGGCCGCCGTGCTTCAGGCGGACGCCTGTGAGATCCATACGGACGTGGATGGCGTTTACACGACGGACCCACGCATCATGCCCGAAGCGAGGCGAGTTTCGCGTGTCAGCTATGACGAGATGCTCGAATTGGCCAGCTTGGGCGCCGGCGTCATGCACAGCCGCTCCATTGAATTCGCAAAAAAATTCTCCGTGCCGATTCACGTTCGCAGTAGCTTTTCCGACATCCCCGGAACCATGATTGTTTCCGACCCAGAGCGTCCGGACAAAGCCGTGAGCGGTGCAGCCCTCACTCGCGATGAAGCTCGCATCACGGCTTCCGGCGTGCCTGATATCCCAGGCACCAGTTTCGAAATCTTTTCGCGCATTGCTGAGAAAAATGTCAGCGTGGACATGATCGTGCAAAATATCGGCGATGGGGGACAGGCGGATATATCTTTCACCGTCCCTCGCAACGAATTGGCCGTCACCCTCGACGCTGTCCAGGATGCCCAACAGGAACTTGGATCTTTTGAAGTCACACACGACGATCAAGTGGCAAAGGTCTCGGTAGTTGGGCAGGGCATGGCCACTCAGTCGGGTATCGCGGATCAGATGTTTGGAGCGTTATCCGCCGCCAAAATCAATATTCAAATGATTACGACCAGCGAAATCAAAATCTCAGCGTTGGTCGAACGAGAACAAGCATTAGCAGCCCTTCGCGTCGTCCACAACGCATTCGAGCTTGACCAAGAACCTACCCAAATCCCCGAGCTAGTCGCAGATCTCAAGACTGGCGGCGACGCCGTGGATATCGTCCGACAGCTTCAAGATATGGAGCGATTACGCATCGACCGCATTGAACTGGACGGTAGCCAAGGACGGGTCACGATTCACGGCGTACCCAATGCCCCGGGAGTCGCAGAACGAGTTTTTCAAGAAATCGCCGCCGCAGGAATTTTTGTCGATATGATCGTGCAAAGTTATCCTATCGGAGGTGAAGCGAATCTAAGTTTCACCGTTCCTAAGGCCGCGGTTATCGACAGCCAAACCGTCGCTGAAAACTTGACCGACGCCTTCCCTAGCCTGCGTATTACGAGCAGCCCAGATGTCGCCAAACTTTCTGTCTCTGGCATCGGCCTTCGTAGCCACACGGGTGTCGCAATCCGAATGTTCCGGGCGTTGTCCGATGCAAAAATCAATGTTGAAATGATCAATACCAGCGAGGTACGAGTGAATGTGGTCGTCGACGGCGCAGACGGCGAAACGGCTCGCGACGCCTTACTACAAGTTTTTGACGATGTCATGTAA
- a CDS encoding DUF1552 domain-containing protein, which produces MESVPAFAREQAAPQRMVAICTDMGMIPEFFFPKGEGRHYQLSPHLQPLKDLRNDFTVFSGVSHPEVDGGHQTDVAFLTAAPHPVRAGFRNTISIDQYAAARIGHQTRCPSLNLRVGSGDGSISFTFDGVRNPAEMRPSEIFKQLFVQGSAQEVRRQVQRLREGQSVMDSFANRIKSMRGYVSSRDQRRLEQYCTSVRETERRLMISEEWEKKPKPQVDAEVPQDFDQPGQLINRSRSMYDLAKLAIETDSTRIVTIFVTQLHSPRVDLPQVTLPHHALTHQTTLPESRAQLQRIERAQMKVFGEFLSSLKSANEGGQSLLDRTSVLYGSNLSNANRHDNTNLPLLLAGGGFQHGQHLVFDEQNNMPLSNLFVGMLNQLGIQTESFGSSTGEMPGLQRVA; this is translated from the coding sequence ATGGAATCAGTCCCAGCTTTTGCTCGAGAGCAGGCAGCGCCGCAACGGATGGTTGCGATATGTACGGACATGGGCATGATTCCCGAATTCTTTTTCCCCAAGGGAGAAGGACGCCACTATCAGCTCTCACCCCATCTGCAGCCGCTAAAAGATCTACGAAACGACTTTACGGTTTTTTCGGGAGTATCCCATCCTGAGGTGGATGGTGGTCATCAAACTGACGTGGCATTTTTGACGGCCGCCCCGCACCCGGTCCGAGCCGGATTTCGGAATACGATTTCTATCGACCAATATGCAGCGGCGCGGATTGGGCACCAAACGCGTTGCCCATCCTTGAATCTTCGAGTTGGTTCGGGAGACGGATCGATCTCGTTTACATTCGACGGTGTCAGGAACCCGGCAGAGATGCGTCCTTCGGAAATCTTTAAACAGCTATTTGTGCAAGGGTCGGCTCAAGAGGTTCGCAGGCAAGTTCAACGTTTGCGCGAAGGGCAAAGTGTGATGGACTCGTTTGCTAATCGAATTAAGTCGATGCGGGGTTACGTGAGTTCTCGAGACCAACGCCGATTAGAGCAGTACTGTACGTCGGTACGTGAGACGGAACGACGACTGATGATTAGTGAAGAATGGGAGAAAAAACCCAAACCTCAAGTGGATGCAGAGGTGCCGCAGGATTTCGACCAGCCGGGCCAGTTGATTAATCGCAGTCGATCCATGTATGACTTGGCGAAACTAGCGATCGAAACGGACTCAACTCGTATCGTGACGATTTTTGTGACCCAATTGCATAGCCCTCGAGTCGACTTGCCACAGGTTACCTTGCCGCATCACGCGCTGACGCACCAAACCACCTTGCCTGAATCTCGGGCCCAGTTACAGAGAATCGAACGAGCGCAAATGAAGGTGTTCGGCGAATTTCTCAGTAGTTTGAAGTCAGCCAACGAAGGAGGACAATCGTTGTTGGATCGAACCTCTGTCCTGTATGGAAGTAATTTGAGTAATGCAAATCGCCATGACAACACGAATTTGCCCCTGCTGTTGGCAGGGGGAGGTTTTCAGCATGGACAGCATTTAGTCTTTGATGAACAGAATAATATGCCATTAAGCAATTTGTTCGTTGGCATGCTGAACCAACTCGGAATTCAGACCGAATCATTCGGTTCATCCACTGGCGAGATGCCCGGTTTGCAAAGAGTGGCCTGA
- a CDS encoding CoA pyrophosphatase, translating to MFASNLPKLIADYLPRHTQSQKPRASLAPHLSFGRHQGPAAHDAKSAAVLLLLFQRNDRWFLPLTVRQPHLPDHGGQISFPGGMLEPGEPSDQGALRETDEEIGVPPSQIQILGRLQQLYLYNSNYRVVPWIGYSQQLPQFTPNDAEVAELLEIPLRAIEVPETIEQMEIHRGRLQLTAPCYRWEQHRIWGATSMIIAEFSAILQAVQVASPD from the coding sequence ATGTTTGCGTCGAACCTTCCCAAATTGATCGCCGACTATTTACCGCGGCATACCCAGAGCCAAAAGCCACGGGCTAGTTTGGCCCCTCACCTCAGCTTTGGTCGACATCAGGGCCCTGCCGCACACGATGCCAAATCAGCAGCCGTGCTTTTATTGCTGTTTCAACGAAATGATCGTTGGTTCCTCCCTTTGACCGTACGCCAACCTCATCTGCCAGACCACGGTGGTCAGATCAGCTTTCCAGGCGGCATGCTCGAACCAGGAGAACCATCCGATCAGGGAGCCTTACGAGAAACGGACGAAGAGATCGGCGTACCGCCGTCCCAGATTCAAATCTTGGGGCGCCTCCAACAACTGTATCTGTATAACAGTAACTACCGTGTCGTCCCCTGGATCGGGTACAGCCAACAATTGCCTCAATTTACACCAAACGACGCAGAGGTCGCAGAGCTGCTTGAAATCCCCTTGCGTGCAATTGAGGTCCCTGAAACGATCGAACAAATGGAAATTCATCGTGGACGGCTCCAACTCACTGCCCCCTGTTATCGCTGGGAACAACATCGCATTTGGGGGGCAACGAGCATGATCATTGCTGAGTTTTCCGCCATCTTACAAGCTGTGCAGGTTGCATCCCCCGACTGA
- a CDS encoding DUF1592 domain-containing protein: protein MTACCRESAAEEKLLDLAWWNADTVNGNSNDPKMSWGLQMRMWQRLLGETREAVCDSTALDETHTLSPRGNIYLVVLAFVVALVVGVVVSRVGRLGNEGMSRAAKPRVLGLVTGASKADVSSDATDTFYVGAHVVPGSRVWSGGQLRQRLDSGVRIAIDGPAEFEVIDEDHARLTHGRLCVDVPSAMIDFVVDTAELRLVGREAKFEVRIQPSLTEVIVSKGTVRFHDPTNEGAVRNLELGTHRFDAEGVSVVRSEVPSDLFPIDDDPLVEQTDGAVRYLHDRPESLGSATGEYILAFRETDVPVRLDQGIAACDVIPGRARLGGESASEIQVLAGAMVESFMISFGGPAADALQGAGRIRFKKPVLGLIVNRAGLAATNSLFGGEVDLVLGGDVNRLPAWVTVSDDRRTLGFEWTNVTEVQQLRVLVDASVDSKSQLDSQLSSAVMEFTRRYCQDCHSGSEPEAAVSFDEQDGGLTGLDSVALWTRVYDQVQASSMPPESSLSPTVPEREQFLRDTQLALLDAERNHRRRFGRSDVRRLNRTEYENTLRDLLSLPNLQVKGLLPPDGIADGFDKSADALDISPVHIVRYLDAADHALARAIQPTRKKLPSEIIRFEIKASDEAGDRETLRNSLLGFHNMVKMGIAVPMVGTEVDRSLEVARGNFTLFDYGYIKDQAPFFDGVAILVNSKGTQQFWIKPLQANRSGYYRLRVRGFGIETQAGALKPATQMETIAFYANNSRLLGRCDVPPNQPATGEITVWLDAKDQISVLPTSAPNKHLKLPEKQPFAWHHFDSRGVCMQWFELEGPLEFMPSDQDPLFGGLQKKTVFFSSQPSLTNAEGRKFTVTSRYPLKDASRLLNTFAEKLLRRPIRSGDTELAKQVVTAKIRGGDGLLEAVLSGYRTLLCSPDFLLMHENIGELSGYALANRLSYFLWASAPDEELMRLAGSGQLLRNEVLTDQVDRLLDHPKSDRFVAHFLNHWLDLKSIELTEPDSQLFPEYNQLILESMLEETRAYFAEMLAEDLGVRYLVDSDFLMINQPLAELYQIAGVEGSEIRKVLLPPDCHRGGLLTQASLLKVTANGTTTSPVVRGEFVLTKFLGTPPPPPPESVAAVEPDIRGTQTIREQLAAHREMTECARCHDEIDPPGFALESYDVLGRFRTHYRVAIGKAQKGVAKRVNGKPALYKLGKPVDASGVLKDGRAFDGIDQFRDYLVERDRELARNLLKQYLAYSTGAPVGFSDREFVEQTLDRVSEEEYGIRSMIHAVVQSRLFREK from the coding sequence TTGACTGCTTGCTGTCGCGAGAGTGCTGCCGAGGAGAAGCTTCTTGATTTGGCTTGGTGGAATGCCGATACCGTTAATGGAAATAGCAATGATCCAAAGATGAGTTGGGGCTTGCAAATGCGAATGTGGCAAAGATTGCTTGGTGAAACCCGCGAAGCGGTTTGCGATTCGACAGCGTTGGACGAGACGCACACCTTAAGCCCACGCGGAAATATTTATCTTGTTGTGCTTGCGTTTGTGGTTGCTCTTGTTGTGGGTGTTGTTGTTTCCCGGGTTGGGCGACTGGGTAACGAGGGGATGTCGCGAGCGGCAAAGCCTCGGGTGCTAGGTTTGGTGACGGGTGCTTCAAAAGCTGATGTGTCGAGTGACGCGACCGACACGTTTTACGTGGGAGCCCATGTGGTGCCTGGCAGTCGTGTCTGGAGCGGTGGCCAGCTGAGGCAGCGTTTGGATAGCGGTGTGCGAATCGCAATCGATGGTCCGGCTGAATTTGAAGTCATCGATGAAGATCATGCTCGTCTGACACATGGTCGATTGTGCGTCGATGTTCCCTCTGCCATGATTGATTTCGTCGTTGACACCGCTGAGCTAAGGCTAGTGGGGCGGGAAGCCAAATTCGAGGTTCGTATTCAGCCGTCCTTGACGGAAGTGATTGTTTCGAAAGGAACTGTCCGCTTTCATGATCCGACTAACGAAGGTGCGGTGCGGAATTTGGAGTTAGGCACGCATCGATTCGATGCCGAGGGTGTTTCCGTTGTGAGAAGCGAGGTGCCGTCGGACTTGTTTCCAATCGACGACGATCCACTTGTCGAACAAACCGACGGGGCAGTCCGTTATTTGCATGATCGTCCCGAGTCGCTGGGGAGTGCGACGGGGGAATATATTTTGGCATTCCGTGAAACGGATGTGCCTGTTCGACTTGACCAGGGGATTGCCGCTTGCGATGTAATACCAGGCAGAGCTCGTCTCGGTGGAGAGTCAGCCTCGGAAATCCAGGTGCTGGCCGGCGCAATGGTTGAGAGTTTTATGATTTCGTTTGGCGGTCCAGCAGCCGACGCCTTGCAGGGAGCTGGTCGAATTCGTTTTAAAAAACCCGTCTTGGGTTTGATTGTGAATCGAGCTGGGTTGGCGGCAACGAACTCGTTGTTCGGAGGAGAAGTCGATTTGGTGTTAGGAGGCGATGTCAATCGACTTCCCGCCTGGGTGACGGTAAGTGATGACCGCCGCACGCTCGGTTTTGAGTGGACGAATGTCACTGAAGTTCAGCAGTTGCGAGTGCTGGTGGATGCTTCCGTTGACTCGAAGTCGCAACTTGATTCGCAACTCTCCAGTGCGGTGATGGAGTTTACACGACGATATTGTCAGGACTGTCACTCGGGAAGTGAGCCCGAGGCAGCCGTGTCGTTCGATGAGCAGGACGGTGGCTTAACCGGTCTGGATTCTGTTGCCCTGTGGACTCGCGTGTATGACCAAGTTCAAGCATCGTCAATGCCACCCGAATCTTCCTTGTCGCCGACTGTGCCTGAGCGAGAACAATTTTTGCGCGATACCCAGTTGGCACTGTTGGATGCAGAACGCAACCATCGAAGGCGCTTTGGTCGGTCCGACGTGAGAAGGTTGAATCGGACTGAGTATGAGAATACTCTGCGGGATCTATTGTCATTGCCGAATTTGCAAGTCAAAGGGTTGCTTCCGCCCGATGGGATTGCTGACGGCTTTGATAAATCGGCCGATGCACTCGATATCTCTCCCGTGCATATCGTTCGTTATCTGGACGCAGCCGATCACGCACTTGCTCGTGCAATCCAACCGACCAGGAAAAAGTTGCCAAGCGAAATAATTCGATTTGAAATCAAAGCGTCTGACGAAGCGGGCGACCGAGAGACATTACGGAACAGCCTGCTAGGTTTTCATAATATGGTGAAAATGGGGATTGCTGTTCCGATGGTGGGAACGGAAGTCGATCGAAGCTTGGAGGTGGCGCGCGGGAATTTCACGCTGTTTGATTATGGTTACATCAAAGATCAAGCTCCTTTCTTTGATGGTGTCGCTATCCTGGTGAATTCCAAGGGCACCCAGCAGTTCTGGATCAAACCGCTACAAGCGAACCGTTCGGGTTACTATCGGTTACGTGTGCGAGGATTTGGTATCGAAACCCAAGCGGGTGCTTTAAAACCGGCGACCCAAATGGAGACGATTGCCTTCTATGCAAATAACTCGCGTTTACTCGGCCGCTGTGATGTGCCGCCGAATCAACCCGCGACAGGCGAGATCACCGTTTGGCTCGACGCGAAGGACCAGATTAGTGTGCTGCCGACGTCGGCGCCAAACAAACACCTTAAACTGCCTGAGAAGCAGCCCTTTGCGTGGCATCATTTTGATTCTCGCGGAGTGTGCATGCAATGGTTCGAGTTAGAAGGTCCGCTCGAATTCATGCCCTCCGACCAAGATCCATTGTTTGGGGGGCTGCAGAAAAAAACGGTGTTCTTTTCGAGCCAACCTTCTTTGACCAATGCGGAGGGGCGAAAGTTCACCGTCACTTCCCGCTACCCTCTCAAAGACGCAAGCCGTTTGTTGAATACGTTCGCAGAGAAGTTGTTGCGGCGCCCGATTCGTTCTGGCGATACCGAATTGGCAAAGCAAGTGGTGACTGCCAAAATCCGCGGGGGGGATGGCTTGCTAGAGGCCGTACTGTCAGGATACCGTACATTGCTTTGTTCGCCGGATTTCTTGTTGATGCATGAAAACATTGGTGAGTTGTCTGGCTATGCCTTAGCCAATCGGCTGTCTTATTTTCTCTGGGCGTCGGCTCCCGACGAAGAACTGATGCGATTGGCTGGCAGCGGCCAGTTATTGCGCAATGAAGTGTTGACTGATCAGGTGGATCGATTGTTGGATCATCCGAAATCGGATCGATTTGTCGCTCACTTTCTTAACCATTGGTTGGATTTGAAGAGTATCGAACTGACGGAGCCCGACTCGCAGCTCTTTCCGGAATACAATCAATTGATTCTGGAATCGATGCTCGAGGAAACGCGGGCTTATTTTGCTGAGATGTTGGCAGAGGATTTGGGCGTCCGCTACTTGGTCGACTCGGATTTCTTGATGATCAATCAACCATTGGCGGAACTCTATCAGATTGCCGGGGTTGAGGGGTCAGAGATTCGTAAGGTGCTTTTGCCTCCAGACTGCCATCGAGGTGGTTTGCTGACGCAGGCCAGCCTGTTGAAAGTGACCGCGAATGGCACGACCACATCGCCCGTGGTACGTGGTGAATTTGTTTTGACCAAGTTTCTCGGGACACCCCCGCCTCCTCCGCCCGAGTCGGTCGCGGCAGTGGAGCCAGACATTCGAGGCACACAAACAATTCGCGAGCAGCTTGCGGCGCATCGGGAGATGACTGAGTGTGCACGCTGTCACGATGAGATTGATCCTCCAGGCTTCGCGTTGGAAAGCTACGATGTGTTGGGACGATTTCGCACCCACTACCGCGTTGCCATTGGTAAGGCACAAAAGGGTGTGGCAAAGCGAGTGAATGGAAAGCCGGCTCTCTATAAGTTGGGCAAGCCAGTGGATGCGTCGGGTGTTCTCAAAGATGGGCGTGCCTTTGACGGCATCGATCAGTTTCGCGATTATCTGGTGGAACGTGATCGGGAGCTGGCGAGAAATCTACTGAAACAGTATCTGGCGTATAGCACAGGCGCTCCAGTAGGTTTTTCAGACCGTGAATTTGTCGAGCAAACGCTCGACAGAGTTTCGGAAGAGGAATACGGCATCCGGTCGATGATTCATGCGGTCGTGCAAAGCCGATTGTTTCGTGAAAAATAA
- the argJ gene encoding bifunctional glutamate N-acetyltransferase/amino-acid acetyltransferase ArgJ, which produces MHLPDGFSLTGLHSGIKQDATREDISLIISETECTAAGVYTQNRVVAAPVLLDRERTPSDSIRGIVINSGNANACTGQQGRQNAEEMARLAAAVCQAKAEQILVLSTGIIGEALPMKTIADGIQRAADQLGKEEEHIVAAARGMMTTDTTHKLASRTVNTQQGPIRILGMAKGAAMIGPNMATMLGVILTDAKMDAAVAQQILHDSVQESFNCISVEGHMSTNDTVLLLNSNRVGENNLTGSDLQQFTTAVRDTCIELAKAIPNDGEGATHLIEVEVSGCRTREDAHQLAKTIADSALVKTAVAGADPNWGRIVSAAGYAGIDFEPADVELRLNGILLYQAGNPMPFDEEETSALIRHHRDTHIDFRLQQGEAAIRFWTCDLTAEYVHLNADYHT; this is translated from the coding sequence ATGCATCTACCCGACGGTTTTTCGCTCACAGGCCTTCACAGTGGCATCAAACAGGATGCTACCCGAGAAGACATCTCATTGATCATCTCGGAGACCGAATGCACAGCAGCCGGTGTCTACACCCAAAACCGAGTAGTAGCCGCACCCGTGCTGCTCGACCGCGAACGCACGCCGTCGGATTCCATCCGAGGCATTGTGATCAATTCAGGTAATGCCAACGCCTGCACCGGCCAGCAAGGTCGCCAAAACGCCGAAGAAATGGCCCGTTTAGCTGCAGCCGTTTGCCAAGCAAAAGCGGAACAGATACTCGTGCTCTCAACGGGAATCATCGGTGAAGCACTTCCGATGAAAACCATCGCTGACGGCATTCAGCGGGCCGCCGATCAGCTAGGAAAGGAAGAGGAGCACATCGTCGCCGCCGCTCGTGGCATGATGACGACCGATACGACTCACAAGCTCGCCTCCCGTACTGTAAACACGCAACAGGGTCCGATTCGGATCCTCGGGATGGCCAAAGGTGCGGCAATGATTGGCCCCAACATGGCAACCATGCTGGGCGTCATTCTTACCGATGCCAAAATGGATGCGGCCGTTGCCCAACAAATACTCCACGACAGCGTGCAAGAAAGTTTCAACTGCATCAGCGTGGAAGGCCACATGAGCACCAATGACACCGTTCTGCTTTTGAATAGCAATCGTGTTGGCGAAAACAATCTCACCGGCAGCGACCTGCAACAATTCACCACGGCAGTCCGAGACACATGCATCGAGCTCGCCAAGGCAATCCCCAATGACGGGGAAGGGGCCACCCATTTAATTGAAGTGGAAGTTTCCGGATGTCGGACCCGAGAAGACGCCCATCAACTGGCGAAGACAATCGCAGACAGCGCACTGGTCAAAACGGCTGTCGCCGGGGCCGATCCAAACTGGGGACGTATTGTCTCGGCTGCTGGATACGCCGGTATTGATTTTGAACCGGCCGACGTGGAACTCAGACTCAATGGAATCCTGCTTTACCAGGCCGGAAACCCAATGCCATTCGACGAAGAAGAGACATCAGCGCTGATACGCCATCATCGTGATACGCACATCGACTTCCGGTTGCAACAAGGTGAAGCGGCGATTCGGTTTTGGACTTGTGATCTAACCGCTGAGTATGTCCATCTCAACGCCGACTACCACACTTAA
- the argC gene encoding N-acetyl-gamma-glutamyl-phosphate reductase, which yields MIRVGVVGATGYTALELLKLLIPHPEVEIAALTSRQEGRPHISSVHRSLTNQLDLHLEQFTAAQLAEQCDCVFSCLPHAASAKIVAQLLAAGTRVVDFSADYRLNDLELYETWYDTKHPDPARLGSTPYGLPEWFREGIEAAQLVANPGCYPTSAIMAMGPFLKSQRVEDTDLIFDSKSGVSGAGRNPKLATHFPECNESFSAYGVGSHRHTPEITQVLSTIATRPVKLVFTPHLVPMDRGILTTAYAKIREPLTDASAIACLHEQYDQCPFVRVVDHLPTTKDTSFTNYCDITARVVGERLIVVCSIDNLLKGASGAAVQNMNLMFGLSETTGF from the coding sequence ATGATTCGCGTTGGAGTCGTCGGTGCCACTGGATACACCGCATTAGAGCTATTGAAGCTGCTGATTCCTCATCCCGAGGTTGAGATCGCCGCATTAACCAGTCGCCAAGAAGGTCGGCCACACATCAGCAGCGTACACCGGTCGCTTACCAATCAACTGGACTTACATCTGGAGCAATTCACTGCAGCGCAGTTAGCGGAGCAATGCGATTGTGTCTTTAGTTGTTTGCCTCACGCGGCATCGGCCAAAATTGTCGCTCAGCTATTGGCGGCTGGCACGCGAGTCGTCGACTTCAGCGCCGATTATCGGCTCAACGATCTGGAACTGTACGAAACCTGGTACGACACGAAACACCCCGACCCGGCCCGACTCGGATCAACCCCCTACGGCCTGCCCGAATGGTTTCGCGAAGGGATCGAAGCTGCCCAATTAGTTGCCAACCCCGGTTGCTATCCCACTTCTGCAATCATGGCCATGGGACCATTTCTCAAATCCCAACGGGTGGAAGATACGGATCTAATTTTCGATTCCAAGAGCGGCGTGTCGGGGGCCGGGCGCAATCCCAAATTGGCCACCCATTTCCCCGAATGCAACGAGAGCTTCTCGGCTTATGGAGTCGGCTCCCATCGACATACGCCTGAAATCACACAAGTCCTTTCAACCATTGCGACGCGACCTGTGAAACTCGTCTTCACGCCTCATCTCGTCCCGATGGATCGTGGAATCCTCACCACCGCCTATGCAAAGATCCGCGAGCCCCTCACTGACGCAAGTGCGATCGCCTGTCTGCACGAACAATACGACCAATGCCCCTTCGTGCGAGTTGTCGATCATCTACCGACAACCAAAGACACGAGCTTTACTAACTATTGCGACATCACTGCCCGAGTTGTCGGGGAACGTCTGATTGTCGTCTGTTCTATTGACAACCTACTAAAAGGAGCCTCTGGCGCGGCAGTTCAAAACATGAACCTCATGTTTGGACTCTCGGAAACCACAGGTTTCTAA